A stretch of Cupriavidus necator DNA encodes these proteins:
- the mprA gene encoding MprA protease, GlyGly-CTERM protein-sorting domain-containing form — protein sequence MPQPAQSDFRSSPVARRWRAIVIAAAAVCGAIPASAALAAGVHAAPAYTGQIIVRWRDGADGTSKTPAAAADALKQLSARTGIAVTARRAMGGNLQLLQVPDALAADPEGAAARLRQDPRIADAVPDRWLKLHDTLPNDSEFISRQPYLMGTGTAVGGVNLPRAWDRSRGSSGVVIAVVDTGILPHPDLAARVLPGYDFISSSTISNDGDGRDADATDAGDNVTAGFSCPGGSPAPTTEPNSWHGTRVASVLGALTNNAQDIAGVDWNARILPVRVSGRCGALLSDTVDAMRWAGGLSVPNVPANPTPARVVNISLGGGTCSSIEQQAVTDLNARGVVVVAAAGNERGAVEAPGDCSGVIAVTAHANDGENASYANVGPQVAISAPGGGCGNSQVVNGQCTTAPSVIRTLNNDGKTGLGNYVVTSSAGTSFAAPMVSGVVAMMFAVNGSLTPAQVTAALKSSARPHPSGTYCTTNPGVCGAGLLDADGALAAAAGMPPAQAAPAPASGNGGGGGGGAVAPWTAVLLALSGLLAFALRRRM from the coding sequence ATGCCGCAACCCGCGCAGTCCGACTTCCGTAGCAGCCCCGTGGCCCGCCGCTGGCGGGCCATCGTCATCGCCGCCGCCGCTGTGTGCGGCGCAATACCGGCCAGCGCGGCACTGGCTGCCGGCGTCCATGCCGCACCCGCCTACACCGGCCAGATCATCGTGCGCTGGCGTGACGGCGCCGATGGCACAAGCAAGACGCCCGCAGCCGCGGCGGATGCGCTCAAGCAGCTGAGCGCGCGCACCGGCATTGCCGTCACGGCGCGCCGCGCCATGGGCGGCAACCTGCAACTGCTGCAGGTCCCCGACGCACTGGCAGCCGACCCGGAAGGCGCGGCGGCCCGGCTGCGCCAGGACCCGCGCATCGCCGATGCCGTGCCCGACCGCTGGCTGAAGCTGCACGACACCCTGCCCAACGATTCCGAGTTCATCTCGCGCCAGCCTTACCTGATGGGCACCGGCACGGCGGTGGGCGGCGTCAACCTGCCGCGCGCGTGGGACCGCAGCCGCGGCAGCAGCGGCGTGGTGATCGCGGTGGTGGACACCGGCATCCTGCCGCACCCCGACCTGGCGGCGCGCGTGTTGCCTGGCTACGACTTCATCAGCAGCAGCACCATTTCCAATGACGGCGATGGCCGCGACGCCGATGCCACCGATGCCGGCGACAACGTGACAGCGGGTTTCTCGTGCCCGGGTGGATCGCCGGCCCCGACGACCGAGCCCAACAGTTGGCACGGCACCCGTGTCGCCAGCGTGCTGGGCGCGCTGACCAACAACGCGCAGGACATCGCGGGCGTCGACTGGAACGCGCGCATCCTGCCGGTGCGCGTCTCGGGCCGCTGCGGCGCGCTGCTGTCCGATACCGTCGATGCCATGCGCTGGGCCGGCGGCTTGTCGGTACCCAACGTGCCGGCCAATCCGACGCCGGCGCGCGTGGTCAATATCAGCCTCGGCGGCGGCACCTGCAGCAGCATTGAGCAACAGGCCGTCACCGACCTGAACGCGCGCGGCGTGGTGGTGGTGGCCGCCGCCGGCAACGAGCGCGGCGCGGTGGAGGCGCCGGGCGACTGCAGCGGCGTGATCGCGGTCACGGCGCATGCCAACGACGGCGAGAATGCCAGCTATGCCAATGTCGGCCCGCAGGTCGCGATCAGCGCGCCAGGCGGCGGGTGTGGCAACTCGCAGGTAGTCAATGGGCAGTGCACGACCGCGCCCTCGGTCATTCGCACCCTGAACAACGATGGCAAGACTGGCCTGGGCAACTATGTGGTGACGTCATCCGCGGGCACCAGCTTCGCCGCACCGATGGTCTCGGGCGTGGTGGCCATGATGTTCGCGGTCAATGGCTCGCTGACCCCGGCCCAGGTCACCGCGGCGCTGAAGTCTTCGGCACGCCCGCATCCGTCCGGCACCTATTGCACCACCAATCCGGGCGTCTGCGGCGCCGGCCTGCTCGATGCCGACGGCGCACTGGCGGCCGCGGCGGGCATGCCACCGGCGCAGGCTGCGCCGGCACCGGCCTCGGGCAACGGTGGTGGCGGTGGCGGCGGCGCCGTTGCGCCCTGGACCGCGGTGCTGCTGGCGCTGTCCGGCCTGCTGGCCTTCGCGCTGCGGCGCCGCATGTAA
- the rrtA gene encoding rhombosortase has translation MRPDAAVPPAPAGASWPGLLAAIALVWALSAWFTFMPWWHAHGLYLRDAVRLDGQWWRLATAMWVHLDGHHWLADALAATGVLAIAARVARARTLLLVLVACGIGVQVVLLRVPAIAWYGGLSGALHGLALWGALGLLRASGLARVTGVLLCLGVLAKVWVEQSWLAPVVFDPAWGFGVVRVAHAAGAVAGLLCWVLQEWWLARRPARGDDA, from the coding sequence GTGAGGCCTGACGCGGCAGTTCCGCCGGCACCCGCCGGCGCATCGTGGCCGGGGCTGCTGGCGGCGATCGCGCTGGTGTGGGCGCTGTCGGCCTGGTTCACCTTCATGCCGTGGTGGCATGCGCACGGCCTCTACCTGCGCGATGCGGTGCGGCTGGACGGCCAGTGGTGGCGCCTGGCCACCGCCATGTGGGTGCACCTGGACGGACACCACTGGCTGGCCGACGCGCTGGCCGCCACCGGCGTGCTTGCCATCGCCGCGCGCGTGGCGCGTGCGCGCACCCTGTTGCTGGTGCTGGTTGCCTGCGGCATCGGCGTGCAGGTGGTGCTGCTGCGCGTGCCGGCGATTGCATGGTATGGCGGGCTCTCAGGCGCCTTGCACGGGCTGGCCCTGTGGGGCGCGCTCGGGCTGTTGCGGGCATCGGGCCTGGCGCGCGTCACCGGCGTGCTGCTGTGCCTGGGCGTGCTGGCCAAGGTCTGGGTGGAACAGTCGTGGCTGGCGCCGGTGGTGTTCGATCCGGCCTGGGGTTTTGGCGTGGTGCGCGTCGCGCACGCGGCCGGCGCCGTCGCCGGCCTGCTGTGCTGGGTCTTGCAGGAGTGGTGGCTGGCGCGGCGCCCGGCCCGCGGCGACGACGCCTGA